The Nitrospira tepida genome includes a window with the following:
- a CDS encoding TraB/VirB10 family protein, translating to MQQKSTSPILNPGGDPNRKPKTPPSKWLIGLIGLVVLAVGTVGLNQFRTPGSHGARAQAQSKPVSLDAAKTDQEIWRAEAGKRIEALSQEKDELRRMIDALRLRMEAKEKEPLKPESKPTGDGRADKTAVRNGVLPPPLPPTWAQGPDALNQRSGTPPRVPGTASAPIPARQVGSEKKDVIVAPTDGIRTFRVEPVSLRTNQSKKYWLPTGTIVPVKLLSGLDAPARTAGATGGGGGAMGNSPSPILMQIRDLMKLPNDFRVHATDCFLMGEGLAELSSERVQIRGVNISCVRQNGTAVDMTIKGFVAGEDGKAGMRGPVVMKEGAMLARSLLAGFVSGISRAFMPFQQGFVISSSPSQAFTFPPAGQLAMAGVAGGAGNAASLLARHYAVMASSIFPIIEISADREVDFIVSDGKELEEFFLSSAPSSSVYSPPGSFNPSAVPIQ from the coding sequence ATGCAGCAGAAATCAACAAGCCCAATTCTCAATCCGGGCGGTGATCCGAACCGGAAACCGAAGACGCCGCCGTCGAAATGGCTGATCGGGCTGATCGGTCTCGTCGTGCTCGCCGTCGGCACGGTGGGGCTCAACCAATTCCGGACACCCGGCAGTCACGGGGCTCGGGCCCAGGCGCAGTCCAAACCAGTCTCGCTGGATGCGGCGAAAACGGACCAGGAGATCTGGCGGGCGGAGGCGGGGAAACGGATCGAGGCGTTGTCGCAGGAGAAAGACGAGTTGCGGCGGATGATCGATGCGCTTCGCCTGCGCATGGAGGCGAAGGAGAAGGAGCCGCTCAAGCCTGAGTCCAAGCCGACGGGCGACGGGCGAGCGGACAAGACAGCCGTACGAAACGGGGTCCTGCCGCCCCCGCTTCCTCCGACCTGGGCCCAAGGGCCGGATGCCCTCAACCAGCGCTCCGGCACTCCGCCGCGGGTTCCAGGTACGGCCTCCGCGCCCATCCCTGCTCGCCAGGTCGGCAGTGAGAAGAAAGATGTCATTGTGGCACCGACCGATGGCATTCGCACCTTCCGGGTCGAGCCGGTGTCCCTTCGGACGAATCAGTCCAAGAAGTACTGGCTGCCCACGGGCACGATCGTGCCCGTCAAATTGCTCTCCGGTTTGGATGCGCCGGCGCGGACTGCCGGCGCTACGGGAGGGGGCGGAGGCGCGATGGGGAACAGTCCGTCTCCCATCCTGATGCAGATCCGGGATCTGATGAAGCTGCCTAATGACTTTCGGGTGCATGCCACCGACTGCTTCTTAATGGGAGAAGGGCTCGCGGAATTGTCGTCGGAGCGCGTGCAGATCCGCGGGGTCAATATCTCCTGCGTTCGGCAGAACGGCACAGCGGTGGATATGACCATTAAAGGGTTCGTCGCCGGCGAGGACGGCAAGGCTGGCATGCGCGGGCCGGTGGTGATGAAAGAGGGCGCGATGTTGGCGCGCTCGCTCCTGGCCGGCTTCGTGTCGGGCATCAGCCGCGCGTTCATGCCGTTTCAACAGGGCTTCGTCATCTCCAGCAGTCCGTCGCAAGCCTTCACGTTTCCGCCGGCGGGCCAGTTGGCGATGGCGGGGGTGGCGGGCGGAGCGGGGAATGCGGCGTCGTTGCTGGCACGCCATTACGCCGTGATGGCCTCCTCGATCTTCCCGATCATCGAGATCTCGGCGGATCGGGAGGTGGACTTCATTGTGTCGGACGGGAAGGAGCTTGAGGAGTTTTTCTTGTCGTCTGCTCCATCCAGCAGCGTATACAGCCCACCCGGTTCGTTTAACCCGTCCGCGGTGCCGATCCAATAA
- the traV gene encoding type IV conjugative transfer system lipoprotein TraV produces MRHIGGQVGTGLMAMGLVLLSGCGYHSQFSCKGYPESASCRSVSENFDRRFEPSPPSQDLTQESHGRNPTGPREGFPPAPPVAGTIDSYLGKPVLVPADVLRVWIAPYQDSKGRLHDSAQLYVVLSEAHFVYGHRQGMRRVPRGARPGADFLPKTSRMVERASRGKTGGTGAASGTGSGPSTSQDLNLQDESRHSMAQPRVNGVPGAPSNPGPSPMNGTPASPVDSYGFGPNFP; encoded by the coding sequence ATGCGACACATCGGCGGACAGGTTGGGACCGGCTTGATGGCGATGGGGCTCGTCCTCTTGTCGGGCTGTGGCTATCACTCGCAATTCAGTTGCAAGGGGTATCCTGAATCTGCCAGTTGCCGGTCGGTCTCGGAGAACTTCGATCGGAGGTTTGAGCCGTCTCCTCCATCCCAGGATCTTACGCAGGAGAGTCACGGTCGCAATCCGACCGGCCCCAGGGAGGGGTTTCCGCCAGCGCCACCGGTGGCGGGGACGATCGATTCCTATCTGGGCAAGCCGGTCCTGGTCCCGGCGGACGTCCTGCGAGTCTGGATCGCTCCTTATCAGGATTCGAAGGGCCGGCTGCACGATTCGGCTCAGCTGTACGTCGTGCTGAGCGAGGCGCATTTTGTCTACGGCCACCGGCAAGGCATGCGTCGCGTCCCGCGCGGCGCTCGGCCTGGCGCCGATTTCTTGCCGAAGACGTCACGGATGGTTGAACGAGCGAGTCGCGGCAAGACCGGGGGGACCGGCGCTGCCTCAGGGACAGGGTCGGGTCCCAGCACCTCTCAGGATCTCAACCTTCAGGACGAGAGCCGTCATTCCATGGCGCAGCCGCGAGTCAACGGTGTGCCAGGGGCTCCGAGCAATCCGGGCCCATCGCCCATGAATGGAACGCCGGCCTCGCCCGTGGATTCCTATGGCTTCGGGCCGAATTTCCCGTGA
- a CDS encoding TraK domain-containing protein produces the protein MWRSAASIAIALALASPPFSQADQRLTVEDSRTLRAAVSLRDINVIELPEEVTSVSSSKPDLEAKAQGRYVMVRVRTSPADLVVMAGRQAYVFELVASAESTQRITVEDDRADGAPGEDDPVKMAADYVDGLVELIRRAALEDLPRGCHSAPIDPEQYPRWMELEVVKGIESRCPRYRVMAYRLANKTSGTQTLRESEFFTGKELAIALNRHVIESGEEVRVLWIDLVPSPAAK, from the coding sequence TTGTGGCGATCAGCAGCCAGCATCGCGATCGCGCTCGCGCTGGCAAGTCCGCCATTCAGTCAGGCCGATCAGAGACTGACCGTCGAGGATAGCCGGACGCTGCGGGCGGCGGTGTCGCTTCGTGACATCAATGTCATCGAGCTGCCCGAAGAGGTGACCTCCGTGTCCAGCTCCAAACCGGATCTGGAGGCGAAGGCGCAGGGCCGGTATGTCATGGTTCGGGTCCGCACGAGCCCGGCGGATCTCGTGGTGATGGCCGGCAGACAGGCCTACGTCTTCGAACTGGTGGCGAGCGCGGAATCAACGCAACGGATCACGGTCGAGGACGATCGGGCGGACGGAGCGCCGGGGGAAGACGATCCCGTCAAGATGGCGGCGGATTATGTGGATGGGCTCGTCGAGTTGATACGGCGAGCGGCGTTGGAAGACTTGCCGCGAGGCTGCCATTCAGCCCCGATCGACCCGGAGCAGTATCCCAGGTGGATGGAGCTCGAGGTCGTCAAGGGGATCGAATCCCGCTGTCCACGCTATCGCGTGATGGCATACCGGCTGGCGAACAAGACGTCCGGGACGCAGACGCTCCGGGAGTCGGAGTTTTTCACGGGGAAGGAGCTCGCGATCGCCTTGAATCGCCACGTCATCGAATCGGGCGAGGAGGTGCGAGTCTTGTGGATCGATCTGGTTCCGTCTCCGGCGGCGAAATAG
- a CDS encoding TraE/TraK family type IV conjugative transfer system protein, giving the protein MHIGRYVKDLYSTRAIAFVLLLANIGLVLALMANGLYRRVEILHVVPASVSQEYLVTSDGNVSDEYRRQIALTLLPFVTNVTPRSVEFGHTVVLRYVAPEQYGMMSEGLGAERIYIVGNNLNRVFFPDATEIVGDDVIISGLERRFSGSILVAEEEREYHLTLRFKDFRPEIVAISSQHRDRARAGKSAIQSGRSETDRRG; this is encoded by the coding sequence ATGCATATCGGACGCTATGTGAAGGATCTCTACAGCACGCGGGCCATCGCGTTCGTTCTGCTCCTGGCCAACATCGGATTGGTGCTGGCCTTGATGGCGAACGGCCTGTATCGCCGGGTGGAGATTCTCCACGTGGTTCCCGCGTCGGTCTCCCAAGAATACCTGGTGACCTCGGATGGGAATGTCTCGGATGAGTACCGGCGGCAGATCGCCCTGACCTTGCTGCCGTTCGTCACGAATGTCACGCCGAGATCCGTCGAGTTCGGCCACACGGTCGTGCTGCGCTACGTGGCGCCGGAGCAGTACGGGATGATGTCGGAAGGGTTGGGGGCCGAGCGGATCTACATCGTCGGGAATAACCTCAATCGGGTGTTTTTCCCGGACGCGACGGAGATCGTCGGAGATGACGTGATCATCAGCGGGTTGGAACGCCGGTTTTCGGGGTCGATTCTGGTAGCGGAGGAGGAGCGTGAATACCATCTCACACTGCGATTCAAAGACTTCAGGCCTGAGATTGTGGCGATCAGCAGCCAGCATCGCGATCGCGCTCGCGCTGGCAAGTCCGCCATTCAGTCAGGCCGATCAGAGACTGACCGTCGAGGATAG
- a CDS encoding DsbC family protein encodes MMAVMSFVSTPVVAEEPPGQSVRATIEAKFPGVKIKNLSQTEIPGWYLVETDGAQLDASILYVHESGRYVFSGGLFDLASGRNLTREYLRRKQQEVLSGLDLSKVILLKPQAEAQREPALHPIVVFDDPDCPFCRKFHPEVKKIVQAGVPVAVVLYPLVRPHPDAYRKSVAIWCAADQAVMLDHALAGQPVPSPEQPCAHPIDENLKLGHDLHVSSTPSIFLPNGTLVLGHRSAEEILALVRPNPGLSLGQ; translated from the coding sequence ATGATGGCCGTGATGTCCTTCGTCTCGACGCCCGTCGTCGCCGAGGAACCTCCGGGACAGTCGGTCAGAGCCACGATCGAGGCGAAGTTCCCCGGGGTGAAGATCAAGAATCTCTCGCAAACCGAGATCCCTGGCTGGTACCTGGTCGAGACCGATGGGGCGCAGTTGGATGCGAGCATTCTGTACGTCCATGAGAGCGGACGGTATGTCTTCTCGGGTGGCCTGTTCGACCTGGCTTCCGGACGGAACTTGACCAGGGAATACTTGAGGCGCAAGCAGCAGGAGGTGCTCTCGGGCTTGGATCTCTCCAAGGTCATTCTGTTGAAACCACAAGCCGAGGCACAGAGGGAGCCTGCGCTGCACCCGATTGTGGTGTTCGATGATCCGGATTGTCCCTTCTGCCGCAAATTTCATCCTGAAGTGAAGAAGATTGTTCAGGCCGGTGTTCCCGTCGCGGTGGTGCTCTACCCGCTGGTGCGTCCGCACCCGGATGCCTATCGCAAGTCCGTCGCGATCTGGTGCGCGGCGGACCAGGCCGTCATGCTTGATCATGCCCTGGCGGGTCAGCCGGTCCCATCTCCGGAGCAGCCCTGTGCCCATCCGATCGACGAGAATCTCAAACTGGGTCACGACCTGCATGTGTCGAGCACTCCGTCGATCTTCTTGCCGAACGGCACCCTTGTGCTCGGGCATCGTTCCGCGGAGGAGATCCTGGCCTTGGTTCGGCCGAATCCTGGCCTCTCGCTTGGACAATGA
- a CDS encoding nucleotidyl transferase AbiEii/AbiGii toxin family protein, giving the protein MIPQAFITQWRNAAPWPQDAQVEQDLILCRALVEIFRELEISDHLILRGGTALHKLYVARPVRYSEDIDLVQRKTGPIGPLLDKLRARLDPILGTPRRQNNPDNVTLRYRMVSEVPPVVPLRLKIEINSREHFDVFGFKSRLFAVRSRWFEGEAAVNTYTLEELLATKLRALYQRRKGRDLFDLWIGLRMEGVDPERIIEAFHRYMKAAGAKIRVTDFEENLAAKVASRTFNEDLRPLLAPIVEYDARAAAKLVSDRLVAHL; this is encoded by the coding sequence ATGATTCCGCAGGCCTTCATCACTCAGTGGCGAAACGCGGCGCCTTGGCCCCAAGACGCTCAGGTTGAGCAGGATCTGATACTCTGCCGCGCTCTGGTCGAGATCTTTCGTGAATTGGAAATCTCGGATCATCTCATTCTCCGAGGTGGGACAGCTCTGCACAAACTGTACGTGGCCAGACCCGTCAGATATTCGGAGGATATCGATTTGGTTCAGCGCAAGACGGGCCCAATCGGACCTCTTCTCGATAAACTCCGAGCGCGGCTCGATCCAATACTCGGGACACCGCGTCGACAAAACAACCCTGACAATGTGACGCTTCGCTATCGCATGGTGTCCGAGGTTCCGCCGGTTGTTCCACTGCGGCTCAAGATCGAGATCAACAGCCGGGAGCACTTTGATGTGTTTGGCTTCAAGTCACGGCTATTCGCCGTCCGTTCTCGGTGGTTCGAGGGCGAGGCCGCGGTGAATACGTATACGCTTGAAGAGCTGCTCGCCACCAAGCTGCGGGCACTCTACCAGCGCCGTAAAGGGCGTGATCTCTTCGATCTGTGGATCGGACTGCGCATGGAGGGTGTCGACCCCGAGCGCATCATTGAGGCATTTCATCGTTACATGAAGGCAGCAGGGGCAAAGATCAGGGTGACAGACTTCGAAGAGAACCTGGCGGCGAAAGTTGCCTCCCGGACCTTCAACGAAGATCTCCGCCCCTTACTAGCGCCCATTGTCGAGTACGACGCTCGCGCCGCAGCGAAACTTGTGAGCGATCGGCTCGTTGCCCATCTGTGA
- a CDS encoding type IV toxin-antitoxin system AbiEi family antitoxin domain-containing protein has protein sequence MNARPTISAGQFVDNLLATGRYTFTRAEAKQQLGATPGAVYMALHRLVKAGRLVMPRSGFYVIVDAQHWSVGTLPPEWFIDELMKNMGKQYYVGLLSAAQSHGAAHHRPQEFQVMVPTRAVRPIRVGNVHIRFFGKGPFDHSVTVEVKTPTGFQKASSAETTAWDLVRYPRAAGGLEHVITVLAELAERLDAAKLTAIVKRHGEILVAQRLGYLLDRLSRRKLTRGLADWVDKKDPPLRPLDPASPVGDGPESRKWRLLVNAKLEPEG, from the coding sequence ATGAATGCAAGACCCACCATCTCAGCTGGCCAATTTGTCGACAACCTCCTGGCAACAGGACGCTATACGTTCACGCGAGCGGAGGCGAAACAGCAGCTCGGGGCAACACCGGGAGCCGTATACATGGCTTTGCATCGGCTGGTCAAGGCCGGCCGTCTGGTGATGCCCCGGTCCGGGTTCTACGTCATCGTGGACGCGCAGCACTGGTCCGTCGGCACTCTGCCTCCGGAGTGGTTTATCGATGAGCTCATGAAGAATATGGGGAAACAGTACTATGTGGGCCTGCTCTCCGCGGCTCAGAGTCATGGTGCGGCACACCATAGACCGCAGGAATTCCAGGTCATGGTGCCGACGCGAGCTGTCCGACCAATTCGGGTTGGTAACGTACACATCCGCTTCTTCGGAAAGGGACCGTTCGACCATTCAGTCACGGTCGAGGTCAAGACCCCGACCGGCTTCCAGAAGGCCTCCTCAGCTGAGACAACAGCCTGGGACCTTGTTCGCTATCCTAGAGCGGCCGGAGGGCTGGAACACGTGATCACCGTATTGGCTGAACTGGCCGAGCGCCTGGATGCGGCTAAACTTACGGCGATAGTGAAGAGACATGGAGAGATCCTCGTTGCGCAACGGTTGGGATATCTGCTTGATCGGCTGAGCCGCAGGAAGTTGACGCGCGGCCTGGCCGATTGGGTTGACAAGAAAGATCCCCCTTTGAGACCCCTGGATCCGGCCTCACCGGTCGGAGATGGGCCTGAGAGCCGGAAGTGGCGTCTCCTGGTTAATGCCAAGTTGGAGCCTGAAGGATGA
- the traL gene encoding type IV conjugative transfer system protein TraL, with protein sequence MQVFIPRYLDSPPQIAWWELDELIVLILCGFIGILTRQLTSLLVVGLLCTFMISTLKSGKSDGFIFHFAYWYGIPGFDLPLGPDGTVRELIE encoded by the coding sequence ATGCAGGTCTTCATCCCGAGATATCTGGACAGTCCGCCACAGATCGCCTGGTGGGAGTTGGACGAACTGATCGTGCTGATTCTGTGCGGCTTCATCGGCATCCTCACGCGGCAGCTGACCTCTCTGCTCGTCGTCGGCCTCCTGTGCACGTTCATGATTTCAACGCTGAAGAGCGGGAAGAGCGACGGATTCATCTTCCACTTCGCTTATTGGTACGGGATCCCGGGATTCGACCTGCCGTTGGGGCCGGATGGAACGGTTCGGGAGTTGATCGAGTGA
- the recD2 gene encoding SF1B family DNA helicase RecD2: MDQERVASGSDICIEVEVLRALYRKAETGFTVLSVREAGRAASALDRPRVFKVIGLFRTQPVDGQCLLLVGRWEYGTRGEQFRVAAVSCARPHTPEGIKAYLASGVLSGIGPVLAQRILDRFGRDALTVLDLHPEQFIEIQGIGESTIQHLVKSWQIQKGQAATLSELLGLGLSVGLAHKALRQFGPEAALQIRTNAYCLAELHGVGFQRADSIARGRGMAMNDPHRLVAGLHYVLEQEAGRGHSCLPREILVKEAQRVLNVEATELEAAVARASERGTLQEWERTLYLPRLYNAERALEAGLRDLASQTFLPSRIELGAVERLALTPVQREAVARALNHGLSVIAGLPGTGKTMAVGYLLRQAVRLGLKVALAAPTGKAAKRAGEGTGLDGMTIHRLLEWHPGEGCRFNRRRPLRVDLLVVDEAPMLDLEMAAALVNALDPARTRLVFVGDIHQLPAVGAGQVLRDLIAANICPVTELVEIQRQTAGSQIVRLAHDIHFGTVPSLRSGSLGECEFFLRNEPEEVLAALRDVLPTLPFQPREIQVLAPMKRGPLGTVELNRVLQDIMNPGMSDDGSPFRVGDRVIHLDNDYKKQVFNGEIGSITEVSETERVLQVAFPDREVSYTEADWDDLALAYSLTVHKAQGSEFPCTVVVMHSSHYPMLTREVLYTAVTRAQKQLVYIGSPQAFYTALKRDQGTRRHSGLFRDSPLAVLEPFSHQTVFLA, translated from the coding sequence GTGGATCAGGAGCGAGTAGCTTCAGGCTCGGATATCTGTATCGAGGTGGAAGTCTTGCGGGCTCTTTACCGGAAGGCTGAGACCGGATTTACCGTGTTATCCGTGCGCGAGGCGGGGAGGGCTGCATCGGCGCTCGATAGGCCTCGGGTCTTCAAGGTGATAGGTCTGTTCCGGACGCAGCCGGTAGATGGTCAGTGCCTGCTGCTGGTGGGTCGGTGGGAGTATGGCACCCGGGGAGAACAGTTCCGCGTGGCAGCGGTGAGCTGTGCGCGTCCTCATACACCGGAAGGGATCAAGGCCTATCTCGCCTCGGGGGTGCTCTCTGGCATCGGACCGGTCCTCGCGCAGCGGATCCTTGATCGCTTCGGAAGAGACGCGCTGACAGTGTTGGATCTGCATCCCGAACAGTTCATCGAGATTCAGGGCATTGGCGAGTCCACGATCCAGCATCTCGTCAAGTCCTGGCAGATTCAGAAAGGACAGGCAGCGACCCTGAGCGAGTTATTGGGCTTGGGCTTGAGCGTGGGTCTGGCGCACAAGGCCCTCCGGCAGTTCGGACCCGAGGCGGCTCTGCAGATCCGGACGAATGCTTACTGCTTGGCGGAGCTCCATGGGGTCGGGTTTCAGCGGGCGGACAGCATCGCCCGGGGACGAGGCATGGCGATGAACGATCCTCATCGGCTGGTCGCCGGGCTGCACTATGTCCTGGAGCAGGAAGCAGGAAGAGGCCATAGCTGTCTGCCGCGCGAGATCCTCGTGAAAGAGGCGCAACGGGTGCTCAATGTCGAAGCGACCGAGTTGGAGGCCGCGGTGGCGAGGGCGAGCGAGCGTGGGACACTGCAGGAGTGGGAGCGCACGCTGTACCTGCCTCGGCTCTATAACGCGGAGCGAGCGCTTGAGGCCGGGCTGCGAGACCTGGCAAGCCAGACCTTTCTCCCCTCCCGGATTGAGTTGGGGGCCGTGGAACGCCTGGCGCTGACGCCGGTGCAGCGAGAGGCGGTCGCACGGGCCCTGAATCATGGTCTGTCGGTGATTGCAGGATTGCCTGGGACGGGAAAGACGATGGCCGTGGGATATCTGTTGCGCCAGGCGGTGCGGCTGGGATTGAAGGTGGCGCTCGCGGCTCCAACCGGGAAAGCGGCGAAGCGGGCGGGGGAGGGCACTGGCCTGGACGGCATGACGATCCATCGGTTGCTGGAATGGCACCCCGGGGAGGGGTGTCGGTTCAATCGGCGACGGCCGCTGCGGGTCGATCTGCTGGTGGTGGATGAAGCGCCGATGCTGGATCTTGAAATGGCGGCGGCGCTCGTCAATGCGCTGGATCCGGCTAGGACCAGGCTGGTGTTCGTCGGCGACATCCATCAACTGCCTGCGGTGGGAGCGGGACAGGTGCTCCGCGATCTTATCGCAGCCAACATCTGTCCGGTCACGGAACTCGTGGAGATCCAGCGCCAGACCGCCGGGTCGCAGATCGTTCGTCTGGCCCACGACATCCACTTCGGAACCGTGCCGTCTCTGCGCTCAGGCTCGCTGGGCGAGTGTGAGTTTTTCCTGCGGAACGAGCCGGAAGAAGTGCTCGCGGCGCTGCGGGATGTCCTTCCGACGCTGCCGTTTCAGCCGCGGGAGATTCAGGTCCTGGCTCCGATGAAAAGGGGACCGCTGGGGACGGTGGAGCTGAATCGAGTGTTGCAGGACATCATGAACCCCGGGATGTCGGACGATGGCTCTCCCTTTCGCGTCGGGGATCGGGTGATCCATTTGGACAATGACTACAAGAAGCAGGTGTTCAACGGTGAGATCGGGTCGATCACAGAGGTGTCAGAAACGGAGCGCGTGCTGCAGGTCGCTTTTCCGGATCGCGAGGTCTCTTATACGGAAGCGGACTGGGACGACTTGGCCCTGGCTTATTCTTTGACAGTGCACAAGGCCCAGGGATCGGAATTTCCCTGCACGGTTGTGGTGATGCACTCGAGCCACTACCCGATGTTGACTCGTGAAGTGTTGTATACCGCAGTGACCAGGGCGCAGAAGCAGCTGGTCTACATCGGGAGTCCTCAGGCCTTTTACACGGCATTGAAACGGGATCAAGGCACTCGTCGCCATAGCGGGTTATTTCGCGATTCTCCCCTAGCTGTGCTTGAGCCCTTCTCTCATCAGACAGTGTTCCTCGCATAG